The proteins below come from a single Epinephelus moara isolate mb chromosome 19, YSFRI_EMoa_1.0, whole genome shotgun sequence genomic window:
- the LOC126406606 gene encoding equilibrative nucleoside transporter 1-like: MTAINAPQDKYKLVWIIFFILGLGTLLPWNFFMTATMYFTSRLKDADPTEPAQSQNETMEGGDTRNVLESKFNNVMTLCAMVPLLIFTCLNSFLHQRIPQKLRITGSLGVILVVFLLTAVLVKVDMAPLPFFTLTMIKIICINSFGAILQGSLFGLAGILPASYTTPIMSGQGLAGTFAAFSMICALASGSALQDSAFGYFITACVVILLAIMSYLALPRMEFFQYYMESNRSRPSADAENKMDLLNKDGAGEKRPVVSLVEDEAKPTVSVLNIFKQIWVMALSVCFIFTVTIGTFPAVTVEVKSTVADGGAWETYFIPVSCFLLFNLMDWAGRSLTAVCMWPGKDSIWLPVLVGLRVVFIPLFMLCNVQPRHYLPVLFAHDAWYIIFMIFFSFSNGYLASLCMCFGPKKVAPHEAETAGAIMAFFLSLGLALGAAVSFAFRAMI; this comes from the exons ATGACGGCCATCAACGCACCTCAGGACAA ATACAAATTAGTATGGATCATTTTCTTCATCCTGGGCTTGGGAACCCTCTTACCGTGGAATTTCTTCATGACGGCAACAATG TACTTCACGAGCAGGCTGAAGGATGCTGATCCCACTGAGCCTGCTCAGTCACAAAATGAGACCATGGAGGGTGGAGATACTCGCAATGTGCTGGAGTCTAAGTTTAACAACGTGATGACGCTCTGCGCCATGGTGCCTCTGCTTATTTTCACCTGCCTCAACTCCTTCCTGCACCAGAG GATTCCTCAGAAGCTTCGGATCACTGGCAGCCTGGGGGTCATCCTGGTGGTTTTCCTGTTGACGGCAGTGCTCGTCAAGGTGGACATGGCCCCACTGCCCTTCTTCACCCTCACTATGATCAAAATCATCTGCATCAACT CGTTCGGGGCGATTCTTCAGGGCAGTCTGTTCGGGCTGGCAGGGATCCTGCCTGCCTCTTACACCACTCCTATCATGAGCGGACAGGGGCTGGCCGGCACCTTCGCTGCTTTCTCCATGATCTGCGCACTGGCCA GTGGATCGGCCCTGCAGGACAGCGCCTTTGGTTACTTCATCACAGCCTGTGTTGTTATTCTGTTGGCCATCATGTCCTACCTCGCTCTGCCCAGGATG GAGTTTTTCCAGTACTACATGGAGAGTAACAGATCCAGACCCTCTGCTGACGCGGAGAACAAGATGGACTTACTCAATAAAG ACGGTGCGGGAGAGAAGCGGCCAGTGGTGAGTCTGGTGGAGGACGAGGCCAAACCCACCGTGTCTGTGTTAAACATCTTCAAACAG ATCTGGGTGATGGCTCTGTCAGTGTGCTTCATCTTCACCGTCACCATTGGAACATTCCCAGCCGTAACAGTAGAGGTCAAGTCAACAGTAGCAGATGGAGGCGCCTGGG AAACTTACTTCATCCCCGTATcatgtttcctcctcttcaACTTGATGGACTGGGCTGGCAGGAGTCTGACGGCCGTCTGTATGTGG CCGGGTAAAGACAGTATTTGGCTTCCTGTCCTGGTGGGCCTACGGGTCGTCTTCATCCCCCTCTTCATGCTGTGTAACGTTCAGCCTCGTCACTACCTCCCTGTGCTGTTCGCCCACGACGCCTGGTACATCATCTTCATgatcttcttctccttctccaacGGATACTTGGCCAGTCTCTGCATGTGCTTCGGACCCAA GAAGGTGGCACCGCATGAGGCGGAGACAGCGGGGGCCATCATGGCCTTCTTCTTGTCCCTCGGCTTGGCGCTGGGCGCCGCAGTCTCATTTGCCTTCCGGGCCATGATCTAA